The window atagagttaaagtcaagtcaagtcaagccaagtcctatagagttaaagtcaagtcaagtcaagtcctatagagttaaagtcaagtcaagtcaagccaagtcctatagagttaaagtcaagtcaagtcaagtcaagtcctatagagttaaagtcaagtcaagtcaagccaagtcctatagagttaaagtcaagtcaagtcaagtcaagtcctgtagagttaaagtcaagtcaagtcaagtcctatagagttaaagtcaagtcaagccaagtcctatagagttaaagtcaagtcaagtcaagtcctatagagttaaagtcaagtcaagccaagtcctatagagttaaagtcaagtcaagccaagtcctatagagttaaagtcaagtcaagtcaagtcctatagagttaaagtcaagtcaagtcaagccaagtcctatagagttaaagtcaagtcaagtcaagtcctatagagttaaagtcaagtcaagtcaagccaagtcctatagagttaaagtcaagtcaagtcaagtcctatagagttaaagtcaagtcaagccaagtcctatagagttaaagtcaagtcaagtcaagccatgtcctatagagttaaagtcaagtcaagtcaagccaagtcctatagacttaaagtcaagtcaagccatgtcctatagagttaaggtcaagtcaagtcaagtcttatagagttaaagtcaagtcaagtcaagccaagacaagccaagtcctatagagttcaagtcaagtcaagtcaagtcctgtagagttaaagtcaagtcattCAAGCCatgtcctatagagttaaagtcaagtcaagtcaagccaagtcctatagacttaaagtcaagtcaagccaagtcctagagagttaaagtcaagtcaagtcgtcAAGTCCTATAGacttaaagtcaagtcaagccaagtcctagagagttaaagtcaagtcttTCCTttgccatagtcatgttttgtttcgtcACAGTTCAGTTTTGGTATCCGGCTCAGATTTATGTTGCCCTCCTCTTTGTGGGATAAACTAAGTTTTGTTCTTGAAGTATCTGCGTCCGTATCCTTCCACCCACCCTTACCTGACACAGAGTACCTCATCCGGTTCCCCTCCATGAACATGTTCCCTAATTCTGGAGTGATATCACCAGGCTGAACAGAGTTTTATCACATGACTGTTTGGGGTTTTTTAAGGTGGAAAGAGTCTATGGTTTCCACGTGGTTTCCTTGTCTTTTCTCTCTTGCCGCTGTGATTTCCGGTATTTTTAATCTGTTCTCGGTTACCTTTCCTCTCTGGTGTACGTGGTATTGTGCATCTGTCAGTCGGCGTTTTCCAGCTCCTGGTCCCTACATTTGTCCTCCGGTGACTGTTGGGGGTGCGGGGTATAATTCAGTGTCTAAACTGTGTCTTCGTTACTCTTCTGTCCATTTAGAGCTCGGCAGTTATTCAAAAATGCTCTTGAGACGGTAGAGGAGGAGTCCGAGAGCATCTGTCAGATCATCTATCGGTGCTATGCTGAGTTCTGTCAGTACCACGACTTTCAGgaagacctggccatcacctaCTACAAAAAGGTAcatctatggctgtgttcgaaactgcatactacatactacatactgcatactgcatagtacatactacatactgcatactgcatactacatactacatactgcatactacatactacacactacatactgcatactacataccgcatactgcatactgcatactacatactacatactacatactacatactgcatactgcatactgcatactacatactacatactgcatactacacactacatactgcatactacataccgcataatgcatactgcatactgcatactacatactacatactacatactgcatactgcatactacttactacatactacatactgcatactgcatactacatactgcatactacatactgcatactgcatactgcatactacatactgcatactgcatagtacatactacatactgcatactgcatactgcatacagcatgctatatactacatactgcatactacatactgcatgctacatactacatactacttactacatactacatactgcatactgcatactacatactgcatactgcatactgcatactacatgctacatactacatactgcatactacatactgcatactacatactgcatactgcatactgcatactacatactgcatactacatactgcatactgcacactgcatactacatactgcctactgcatgctacatactacatactgcatactgcacactgcatactacatactgcatactacatactgcatactgcacactgcatactacatactgcatactgcatactgcatactgcatactgcacactgcatactacacactgcatactgcatactgcatactacatactgcatactgcatactgcatgctacatactacatactacatactgcatactacatactgcatactgcatgctacatactacatactgcatactacatactacatactgcataccgcatactgcatactacatactacatactgcatactacatactgcatactgcatactgcatactacatactacatactacatactgcatactacatactgcatactgcacactgcatacaacatactgcatactgcatactacatactgcatactgcatactgcatactacatagtacatactacatactgcatactacatactgcacactgcatactgcatacaacatactgcatactgcatactgcatactacatactacatactgcatactacatacagcatactgcatactgcatactacatattacatactgcatactacatactgcatactgcacactgcatacaacatactgcatactgcatactacatactgcatactgcatactgcatactacatagtacatactacatactgcatactacatactgcacactgcatactgcatacaacatactgcatactgcatactgcatactacatactacatactgcatactacatacagcatactgcatactgcatactacatattacatactacaaaccacatacggcatactacatattacatactgcatactacatactacatactgcatactgcatactacatactgcatactacatactacatactgcatactacatactgcatactgcatactgcatactacatactgcatactgcatactacatactgcatactacatactacatactgcatactgcatactacatgctcatcgatcagacagtatgcagagcgtttacccacaatgcatctcgctcctgcccgaaccgaaatcagccggcctgaagctgatttctcttaagctctaaactctgtaaactttagcaacatttgaaacattttcaggtgagaaagtagtcgtttagatccccaacgtgttgaaaacctgacaaaataccggctgtttaccattttgttcccatgcattcggcgctactaaagctagccgcagtgagctaacaagttagtaggagtagtaggagtagtcggcggtttcgaacacagcctatgactGATGCAGCCCTCGACCTCTGACCCTCATGGAACCAGAGCCTGTCTGAATGGGCTATCAATGTTTTTAAAGTGGATCCAATAAAAGCACAAAGTGAGACAGTTCAGGACATTTGTTTCCTCTCTTGTGTCCAACAGGTTCTGGAGTGTCGCTATAACACATCGGTCAGAAAGTTCTGTGTCAAGGTTTGTCAGCTGCTTCTTCTATCCTCCATAATAACGTTACGATGTGACGGAAAGCACGCCGAATCCACTCTAAGAGTCCCACACTTCTATAATCTGTGCCCATTAAACTGAGGGTAAACAAGAAGTCATCCTCTCACGCTCTTCCACAGAAACTGAAGAATATAGCAGAACGCCGACTCAACAGGAATCCCAGAGACGCCGCGGCCTACGGCCTTCTGGGAGCTGTGGCCAGAGAGGAAGGGACCATAAGGAGGGCGGTGGCGTACTACGAGAAAGCTCTGGAGGAAGACGGGGACAACGACGAGTATCTGTCGGCCATCTTTGAGCTGCGTCTGGAGCTAAAGTGATGCCTCAGGAGGACAACCGCGGGTTCTGAGCTAAAGCTTAAACCACTGGACCCACTGGGTTTTACCTTCCTGATACCCCTGGACCCACTTTGGGTTTTACCTTCCTGATACCCCTGGACCCACTTTGGGTTTTACCTTCCTGATACCCCTGGACCCACTTTGGGTTTTACCTTCCTGATACCCCTGGACCCACTTTGGGTTTTACCTTCCTGATACCCCTGGACCCACTTTGGGTGGTTCCCAACCTGAGGATCAGGACGCCCCAAAGGGTCCGGTGAAACTTCAGAGTCGTACCTTTAGAAGTTAGAAGAAAACATAATCGGTTTGTTGGGAGACGTTTCTCCGGGTTTCCTGGGTGTAGCTGTCCTACAGTTTAAAATGTTCAGGCCCGTAAAGGTTTGTGGAAATAATGATTCTGAGTGATTCCAATAAACTTTACTTTTCCTTTGACAAGAGAATAGAAACGTGTTGTTTACTCACGAGTCCTGAATCTGTCACCTTAGATACATCCAGTGTGGTACATTTCAGGGAAATCCCCCCCACGGCCGGAGTAGGACTCCTTCAGCCCTGGAGTTTCATGCCTCAGACCCACTTTAGATCTAAACTTATTATTAAAATCATGTCATTATAACCTTACGTTTGATATGGAAAAAACCCATTTTAACTTCAACAATTTAGATATTTTCAATGGCAAAAAATGCAGGTTTAATTCATATAAATTATTGTGTATAATATTGTGTATTTACCATCTTacttttaatgataaaaaaataaggGTCACTACTGTAGTTTGGGCAGAAAGTTGTTATATTGGAGCTAATGCCTGTTCGGCTCTGACACTAAATCATATAAAGAATGGTCATAATTCTCAGCACAAATCTCCTTTTTTACAAAGCCTTCTGGCCAATTCAGGCTGGAGCCCGATTGGGGGACACGCAGCTCATTTCCACAGAAACGCTCTCAGAATAAAAagcaaacacattttattaaagctttctctttatatttggCACCCGTTCGGTTCTACAGAGtcaataaattaaatttaaagctTGGCTCAGAGCGGGTTTAAAGGTTCAGTTCGCCAAAAAGAACCTCCCTGTTCGCACTCAGCTCCATGGAGTCACATGACTGGTGTGGGCAGCTACAAAAACACGTTTCCACCTTAGAAATTTACCTTGAAAAATTCaggaagtaaaaaaaatcaaagttttcttttaaaaatcattttcaaaGGTTTACTAAAATTTTGatattttccgccattttgttTCTGAGGGATCTTCCCATGGTTTTATTGACTTTTTCAGAACTTTTTCAAACAGTTCGAAGGTTTGATTCATGATTTCTGAGATTAAGGTTGCAGCAAAGATCCACAAATCCGACCAGAACCCGATCAGAACCGGATCAGAACCCGATCCGAACCCGATCAGAGCCCGATCAGAACCCGATCGGAACCCGATTAGAACCCGATCGGAACCCGATCCCTGCCTACTGCCGCCTGCCGcacctgttacgctgtttgctgcacggtctacacagcaggcagtgatacgaagggagagaaaatagggccaagagattgtgaggtctgactttttcctggagaaccattttgtgatgcaaatgtattactctgttgaacgcatattgttctgagaagcaaaacgctttattttttaaaccccagccaactagccggactaccttcatcagcaccaaaacgaggctggaactctgctcacaggacgcagcagggggtaagaagatgttcagaaatgatgctgctgatatgggatgttacacagcttcatgtcagaagaggcgaactgtccctttaacatcgATGTGGCCGATGATGTTGTTTAGTTTGGGAGTGATGCCTTCAGTGGATGGGATTCTGCTGAGTCAGCACAGTTCAGGACTTATGGGGCAAATGGGAGAGGAAAGAggaagttttttctttccactcgGCTCAGCACGGGGGATTGAAGACTAAAGAGGTTTAAACGCCTTTAGAGATCAGACTGTAAACTGTCTGCTTAGTGTTTAAGGAAGACACAGAGAAGTGTGAATACAGGGAGTCCTGATGGCGTAAATGTGATAAAGTCTCATGTTTGCTTCCCATTTATTGTCAGCGTACGACAGAGAATCAGAATTCCAACAAACCCGTTGAAACCAATTGGTTCGACTTAAAAAACAGCAGCTGATGGAACCCACATTCAACATGTGAATTCTGTTCAGATTCAGActctttatttatcccaaaaggCCTTTAATTTGTACAATCTAATCCATCcatataaaaagaaagaaaaatagaacaaacattaacaACCCAACATTGACAACAATGACTCTCCACTAACTTAAACAGGATAATATAGATAGAAAAGTCAGATGTCTGACAGCAGGAATAAATAAGCTTGCACAGGGATTCGTTCTCCATGTTGGCGCACATCATCACCAGTCAGAGGTCATAACCACACGCTTCTTACAAAGAACATGCTCAGGTTGACACGTTCTTCTTCTGCCCTTTGGATCACAGTTCAGCTAAATGAACTAACTTTAGCGGGACATACCCTGACATTGCTATTTAAAACGCTTTGTCCTTCACACAGGCCTGTGGAAGAAGAAGATAACAGCTTATTTTGGTCGTAACTCCTCTCAGTTCCTTAGTTACCCGGGGTTTGTTATTTGGgtaaataacaaataataaaattgtCTTTTCTAAAttatctttgttttctaaattgtctttgttttctaatttgtctttttctaaattgtctttgtttcctaaattgtctttgttttctaatttgtctttttctaaattgtctttgttttctaatttttctttgtttctaaattgtctttgtttcctaaactgtcttctAAGTTAACTCCTCTCAGTTCCTTGGATACCCGGGGTTTGTTATTTTGGTAAATAACCACCTTTCTGGTTGGAATAACTGATAAAACACAGCATTGGTCattcaaaatgtaaatgttcgatctgaatatcttaaaaagatAGAGatgtggcgttcttctgttggTTTGTTCTGCAGATTTACTGCACCGGACGGATCTTCATGCTGATGGTCTTCAGGGAGTAGCCAGAGCCCTTCCAGCTGGACCAACTCACTCCAACAGCATAGAGGGTAGCATCAGCGCCCCAACGATAAACCCCGTTGGGGTTTGCAGAGTGACACTTCTCATACCAGAAGGCCCCCAGAAATGACCTGGCACAGTGTGTCGCCCAGACGTCCTGGTCTTTGTCCAAAGTGGAGAATTTCATTCCATTGTGACTACTCAGAGAGTCTCCTGCAGAAAGTGAACAGAATGATCAGGACATCGATAAAAACTATTCATAGTTATCTGAACATTTATGTAACGACACCTTACTGACACATTCTGATCCTCTGAGTCTTCACCTGTCCAAGGTTTTCAGTATCAGtaactacactggaaaaaatctaaatcttgcCAAGTATaattgtctcattgagtatctcattacacttaatataagacacaactgcctaacaagcaccatttcagccagatatagggacttgttttaatacaatacatctggaatatcttatgtgaaaaagtcttgaaaacatctggttttgagtcacattttacatgaaacaagctttttttttttcatttgaagagggttttttttttagctaatttcaagatcacttttatctcaaaagtcccaaatatctcatcttatttcaagaaatctggacaagccgattttcactagttccattggcagattttttttgcttatttcaaacaaaaacgtcttttatttgttgtttttttacttatttttggaggggcattttttacaGAAACGATTCACCAAGTAACTTTAATAACTTTAATAAATGCATTATTTTGCACCTGAGCAACTTGCTCCGTCATGGGGGTAATTGTTCACATACTTGCTTTTGTTCTACGCCTATTACCAGAAGATTCCCGTCGGGGGCACATCAGATGACTCTGACATCATCGTCATCCTCACTCCATTTTCCTCCGTGCACGGATGTATTCAAAATCGGTCTTATCGCTCAGTAGCTCTGTTGACCGTGGGGCGTTAGTCGCTGCGGTGGCAAAGGGTAATTGCAGACTTTTCTCCAAGTTTGTCTTCAAAACTTCCCAACATTTTTACCGTTGCCGATCCTTTGATCCTTCATCCAGTCAAAGTTGGCCTTACACTGCCCCCTACTGGTCACCTTGTGAGGGCTTAGCAGTCATTTCTGAGGACATGCACCGATGTCCCAAACATATGAGCGGTAACCGTGGTAACCATGGTAACCGTGGTAAACACATGTATCTGTCGGGAAAAGTATTTATGGCCTAAGAGGACTGggacttgtttgtttgtttctctctctccacCATATGGAGGCATCTCTGGCTGTGGACCTTCTTGTTTATCTGTTACccacctgctcctccatcaGTGAATCCAGACACATGCAGTCTGTATCCGTCAGATTCTGGGCCGATGGAAAACGAGGAGTAACGAGCAAACGCCTTGTTTCCCTCAAAGTCCTCCATGTCCACCAGCAGCTCGTACTTTTTCCTCTGAGTGAGGTGGAAGAGACTCTCCAGACctgaaaacatacagaaactgATGTCTCAGagctctctgcttcctcatcctgcaatcatcatcatcatcattatcttTATGTGAAAAGATGAACTGAAAGGAGTCTCCTGCTGGTCTCCTGGTCAGCACAGCTCCAACACATTTCAGACATTtgacaaatacaaaataattaTACAAAGTTAGCATCAGATTAAATATGAATCCGTCATGAAATCAAAAGGTAAATATCTCAAGTGATGAaatgagaagacagaaagaatcAATGAAAATGTGTAAATCTAAATTCAAACATTTTAATCTTGACTATTGGTGTAAGAAATGATTAGCAGTGGTCCCAGGACCAAACCCTGTGGAACACCTTCAGTCACATCAAGAAGCTCAGAAATGGAAGCTTTTCCTGCTCAGGTCTGCCTGGCAGGTAGTTTTTAAACCAGTGCGGCCTGAGAGCCCAACACTGAGAGGCTTCAGAGGTCCGATCACGATCCTCCGTGTGGAAAGCTTTGGGTAGATCAATGTCCATGATCCATCAGAGTGTGATGCTGGTTCTTTATGAACTGGAGTCTCACCGAGCCAGTACTCCCCAGCAGCGTTCCCAAAGCCCGTCTTGTACTGATCCCAGGGCCTGTAGAAGTTCACCGAGCCGTCCATCCTCCTCTGGAacacctgggggggggggggggggggcaagaagGTGGTTAACCAGCTGAACACGGCAGATACCTGACAGCTCATGTTTTGTTAACAAGTTCAAATGCTCACCGTCCACTGTCCTTCTAATGTGTCAACGTCACAgaacacctgcacacacagaaTTCCCACTGTTAGGGTTAGACACTGAGCAGTGGACTGGTATCACAGGaagtcagggttagggtcagggtcagggttagggtcagggtcagggttagggtgggttagggttagggttagacacTGAGCAGTGGACTGGTATCACAGGAAGTCAGgggtagggtcagggtcagggttagggtcagggtcagggttagggttagacacAGCAGTGGACTAGTATCACAGGaagtcagggttagggtcagggtcagggttagggtcagggtcagggttagggttagacacAGCAGTGGACTGGTATCACAGGaagtcagggttagggtcagggtcagggttagggtcagggtcagggtcagggttagggtcagggtcagggttagggttagacacAGCAGTGGACTGGTATCACAGGaagtcagggttagggtcagggtcagggtcagggtcagggttagggtcagggtcagggttagggtgggttagggttagggttagggttagacacTGAGCAGTGGACTGGTATCACAGGAAGTCAGgggtagggtcagggtcagggttagggtcagggtcagggttagggttagacacAGCAGTGGACTGGTATCACAGGaagtcagggttagggtcagggtcagggttagggttagggttagacacAGCAGTGGACTGGTATCACAGGAAGTCAGgggtagggtcagggtcagggttagggtcagggtcagggttagggtgggttagggttagggttagacacTGAGCAGTGGACTGGTATCACAGGAAGTCAGgggtagggtcagggtcagggttagggttagacacAGCAGTGGACTGGTATCACAGGaagtcagggttagggtcagggtcagggttagggtcagggtcagggttagggttagacacAGCAGTGGACTGGTATCACAGGAAGTCAGgggtagggtcagggttagacACTGAGCAGTGGACTGGTATCACAGGAAGTCAGgggtagggtcagggtcagggttagggtcagggtcagggttagggttagacacAGCAGTGGACTGGTATCACAGGaagtcagggttagggtcagggtcagggttagacACTGAGCAGTGGACTGGTATCACAGGaagttagggtgggttagggtgggttagggtcagTGTTGTATCTTTAATCATTATTGTTCATATTTGGATTTAGTTTGGATATTGTATGGATAGTATTGAAAGAACGGTTGTTTCTAGACCTGATTGATTTGTTCTTGTATGTGGGGGTTTCGGCACCAAAATGTGTGGGAACTTAGCTGCAGCTTCTCGTATAAACGAAGCAGTACTTCTCGTCGTCTTTTTTTTactgatacaaaataaaagactaTCACAGGACAAAATATCAACTCGAGATATATACGTTGGTTTTTCCTAACtgatatttttcttcttctacaaTTCGAACCTTGACCTATTCTCaactgacaaacaaacaaagaaacgccCCCTTGTGGTCCAAACATGCAACACCACATACAAGAACAAATCAATCAGGTCTAGAAACAACCGTTCTTTCAATACTATCCATACAATATCAAAACTAAATCCAAATTAAAGATACAACAGTTAGGGTTAGGCACTGAGCTGTGGACTGGTATCACAGGAAGTAAGGGTCGGGGTACCTGCACAGCAGACGTGGCTCCGATGGGATAGATGGTGTACACTCCGCTGGGTCGGCTGGAATCGCTGTTATAGATGTCGCTGCAGTCCAGAGGGAGGACGAGATCTGTGCAGCTGGTCAGCAGTGGAACCAGGAGGAGGACTGGCAGCACGCTGAGCACTTTAAGCTGGAAATGTGAAGGAAAGCAGAGAAATTCACCTGGAAGAAGCTGACTCAGCCTGTTACCATACAAAACTGCTGATGAATACACTGCAAAAAAATAGGGGtcttcaaacaagataaaaaacactaaaactaaggg of the Odontesthes bonariensis isolate fOdoBon6 chromosome 23, fOdoBon6.hap1, whole genome shotgun sequence genome contains:
- the LOC142374625 gene encoding microfibril-associated glycoprotein 4-like, giving the protein MKLKVLSVLPVLLLVPLLTSCTDLVLPLDCSDIYNSDSSRPSGVYTIYPIGATSAVQVFCDVDTLEGQWTVFQRRMDGSVNFYRPWDQYKTGFGNAAGEYWLGLESLFHLTQRKKYELLVDMEDFEGNKAFARYSSFSIGPESDGYRLHVSGFTDGGAGDSLSSHNGMKFSTLDKDQDVWATHCARSFLGAFWYEKCHSANPNGVYRWGADATLYAVGVSWSSWKGSGYSLKTISMKIRPVQ